Proteins from a genomic interval of Watersipora subatra chromosome 10, tzWatSuba1.1, whole genome shotgun sequence:
- the LOC137406513 gene encoding mitochondrial amidoxime-reducing component 1-like — MDTDLTISMEPLKYDPANIQSIVWYDKSQVKFMEVGKEQSVWFSSYLEKRCILVTSVCEHEREVNRAHRYNKSEERPKDPKILFSSSHPYLVVNQNSIEEINGRIEEEVSNKSFRANIVVEQQNGIHKLLPYEEDKWRRICIGSEAILFNERPCPRCVRINIDYKREEVRKNCEPTRTLLRYRRGSHGRDKYVPTFGCNCTLIRTGTISIGDSVSVSYS; from the exons ATGGATACTGATTTGACTATTTCAATGGAGCCACTAAAATATGACCCTGCAAATATTCAATCCATTGT ATGGTATGACAAAAGTCAAGTGAAGTTTATGGAAGTTGGAAAAGAGCAGTCTGTGTGGTTCTCAAGTTATCTTGAGAAAAGATGTATCCTTGTCACTAGTGTATGTGAGCATGAAAGGGAGGTGAATCGCGCCCACAGATACAACAAGTCTGAGGAAAGGCCTAAAGACCCAAAG ATTCTGTTTTCTTCGTCACATCCATATTTGGTGGTAAACCAGAACTCAATAGAGGAGATCAATGGACGCATTGAGGAGGAGGTTTCCAACAAGTCTTTTAGAGCTAATATTGTCGTTGAGCAACAAAATGGTATTCACAAGCTACTTCCCTATGAAGAG GATAAATGGCGCAGAATCTGCATTGGATCAGAGGCTATATTGTTCAACGAAAGGCCATGCCCAAGATGTGTTCGCATAAACATTGACTACAAACGTGAGGAAGTAAGGAAAAATTGTGAGCCAACGAGAACGCTGCTCAG GTATCGCCGGGGAAGCCATGGACGAGACAAATATGTGCCAACATTTGGCTGCAACTGCACTCTGATAAGGACTGGAACAATATCTATAGGTGACAGTGTGTCTGTTTCTTACTCATAG